The sequence GCTTATCAAGCAACTGATGCCGCAGATTAAAGTGATTGGGGTTGAGGCGGAAGATTCAGCCTGTTTACGTGCCGCGCTAGATGCGGGCCAGCCGGTGGATCTGGCTCGTGTCGGTCTGTTTGCCGAAGGGGTGGCGGTGAAACGCATTGGCGATGAGCCTTTCCGCCTGTGCCAGGAGTATCTGGACGAGGTGATCACGGTCGACAGTGATGCTATCTGTGCTGCGGTCAAAGACATTTTTGAAGATGTGCGCGCCATTGCCGAACCTTCTGGCGCGCTGGCGTTGGCGGGGCTGAAAAAATATGTGCAGCAGCACAATATTCAAGGCGAGCGTCTGGCTCATGTGCTCTCCGGTGCGAACGTCAACTTCCACGGTTTACGTTATGTATCAGAACGTTGTGAGCTAGGTGAGCAGCGCGAAGCCTTGCTGGCGGTCACTATTCCAGAGCAAAAAGGCAGTTTCTTGCGTTTCTGTGAGTTGCTGGGGGGCCGTTCGGTGACGGAGTTTAACTACCGTTATGCGGATGCGGATAATGCCTGCATTTTTGTCGGGGTCCGTTTGACCCGCGGCTATGCTGAGCGGGCTGAGATCTTGTCCGAGTTGCAGGATAAGGGCTATCAGGTCGTGGATCTCTCTGATGATGAGATGGCCAAGCTCCATGTGCGCTATATGGTGGGGGGCCGGCCATCCAAGCCGCTACGTGAGCGGCTGTACAGTTTTGAATTCCCTGAATCACCGGGGGCTTTGCTGAAATTCCTGCATACACTCGGCACACACTGGAATATCTCACTGTTCCACTACCGCAGCCACGGCACCGATTTTGGCCGAGTATTGGCGGGGTTTGAGCTATCGGCATCTGAACCGCAATTTGAGCAGCACCTGGCCGCATTGGGCTACGACTGCCATGATGAAACCAATAACCCGGCATTTAAATTTTTCCTCGCCGGCTAAACAAAGCCATCAGGATCGTGCCCCTATCTAATGATAGATAGGGGCACGATCCACCTTATTAAAATGAAGGCAGTAAATAATTAAAATAGAGGCAATAAATATTAATTTTCTTGATATCAGTTATTATTAAAAATCACATCTAATAAATCGCCCGCCAATAAATAGCCCCAAAACCTTAATGACCTTAATTTCATTTTACTTCATTGCTGGTTATTGAGTAATGGTGGTTTTGTGTTATTTATTTCAGTGCTCTGTACGAGTAACAGCAATACTGATTATATAGAGAGGTCATTTATGTCTATGATAAACAATCAAACTGGAAGTATTAACCCTGAGAGTAATTCAACGCTACCTAATGAGGGAGGGGTTGTTAAAGTGAATCAGCATCATTTAGAAAAAACTTTATCTGATGTGGCAAAAATAATAACAGATAAGAGCGCTGCTAACCAATGTTCTGGTTCTTATCAAGAGAATAGCGATGGTACTTTCCACTCATATTCTACCGAAGCAGCGAATGCTGAAGGGATTAATAACGTCAAAATCTATGTTGAAGCAGAATACAGCGCCGATAATATTGTTGGCTATACGGTCAAGTTTACGGAGTTTGATGCTGCAGGAAATATATTGGGCAACGTAGAGAGTAAACTGGATGCTGATGGAACAACAATAGATCACCATAAAGTGGATGACGGAATGCTCAATGATACTGTTACTGATCCTTTAATAGGAAAAGAATTCTCATTGGTTGAATCAATACATAGCTTCCCACTCGGTAGTGTCGATATAGTGACAAACGATATCATGGCAGTGACAACTTTGGCGGGTGCTGCATTCGCGGGTACAATAATTGCTGGCGTATTTTAATGAGACTGCGGCATCCTGAAAGCTTTGCTGCTGACTTATCAATAAACCTCAGATCCAAAGATGTTAATTAACGGCTCAGTGAGCCGTTTTTTATCTCACCAACTCACCCCATCTTAACTCCTCAATCAATGATACCTAAATATAATGAAATAACTGTGTATTTATTATTTTACTTATTTTTCATATTATTTTGTTTATTTCCTTATGGTATCCCATGTCATTAGATATTTATAGATAGAATCATTAGCATCTAACTGCAATGAGTTACGCTTTGTTTATATGACATGGCGATATTAGTTTACTCACTGCACCATTAGATAAAACATATTCAAAAATCACTGAAATTTAATAAATAATATAGGTATCCATATGAATAATAAAAATATCCATGACTATCATGCTACTGACGATAATAATATTAATTTAGAAAAGCAGGCTGGTAAAAGGTATAAAGATAAAAATGGAGATCAATTGACAGATAAGTATGATAACAATGAAAATTTAATTTGGCGTGAACGGTTAGTTTGTAATAAGAAAGGAGAAATAACTTCAAAGGTCATTACAAACTTCAGTCATAACGAAAAAGGGAGTATAATTAAGCATCATGATGCGACTTATAACGCCGCTGGTGAGTTAATTGAGTGCGAGGAGCGTCTTAATATGGGGCAAGGTAAATCTGCCAAGACTAAAAAATTAAGTACGAATATTTAGGGGGAATGATTTCAAAAGTTGAAGAGATATTGGATTCCAGTAAGCGCTTGCTGAGTAAGGTTGTACAGCGTGTTGATATTTATGGGAATGTGTTGTTGAGAGAGGAATATGATAAAAATAATAAAGTAATTAAAGAAATAGAGTCTAAAACTAACCGTGATTACAAAATCACTGGTTGTACGGAAAAACATTATAGTGGTGAGGGGGAATTAACGAGCAGAGTGGAGATGACTAAATTTAGTTATGGCAATGCCTCTGTTTATTATGAGGAGTTAACCTTTGATAGTCATGGTGATATTATTGGAGTCGCCAGTATTAGCAAAAAATTTGATGATAATGGAAATGTACTTAGCCAACAGAAAGAAATATATGACAATAAAGAAGAATTAGAAGATGGTAACTTCAGTAAGGAAATTGAAGAGGAGTTTGATGCTAAAGGCAATCTAATTTACCGTGATGAAACTAGTGCTGATGGTTGTGAAAATACGATTATACGTCAAGAGTTTGATTCTTTTGGTGAGTTAATATCAAAGGTTAAAGAAGAGATAAAACGCCAAAATGGTCAAATGTATTCCCATAATAAAGATCTTTATGGTGCTAATGACATCATTATTAGTGCAGTTGAGATATGGCAGAATTTCGATAAAACTAGCGGTAAATTGACGGACAGAACTGAAACCACATATTCGTATGACCCTCAAGGTAATACTATCGGCAGTGTAAAAACAGTTGAAAAATTTGCTACTGATGGTGAGCAAACGTCAAGTGTGACAGAGAACTATGATGCCTATGGAGAGAAAATAGAGGTAGAGCCAATTGAATTACTGCCAGAAGCCGTTAATAATCCCCTTTCTGAACAGTTAGCGCCGACAATTAACAATAATAGCGATGTAAATATCTTTGAATCCTATGATCCAAAGTACAGTGATAAGGGTGAATTAATCAGCTCTCGTCGCGTAACAACAGTTAGCGATAATACTCGAGTTATCGTTGAGTGCACATACCAAAATGGAGAGGTAGCATCAGAAATTAAAACAACAGAAGACATGACTGGAAAAGTATTGAATGAATTATCTAAAACATTTAATTCTGATGGAGAGGAAACTTCCTATTCCAGACGTGAGTATAATGCTAGCGGAAAAATGATTGCTAACTTCAATCAATTCTCTAGATTTGGAGGGAAATCAGATCAACTGATAAGTGCGATGAATGGTTTTGGCACCAATAGGGGGGTTGCGGCCCCTGCTGATAAGATTCTTATGCCAACTATCAATTCGAGTATGCTCGTTGCCCCGCTATAAATTATTACCCAGGCTGCCATGGGCGGACTAAGCATTACAGTAGTCGCCAAAAGGCGTCAATTAGCGGCTCATTGAGCCGCTTTTTGGTGACGCAAACCCCCAATTCAAACGGCTCCACCAGTGAGACATCATCCAGCAGGGAGATACGGTTGCGCACCGGTTCTGGGCTATTATCCACCACCACTGACGGGATCAGCGCCACGCCACAGCCTAGTGCAACCATTGACACAATCGCTTCATGGCCGGAAACCGTAGCGTAAATCAATGGGTTAGTGATTCGTTGGCGGCGAAACCATAAATCAATGCGTTTTCGCGATGGGCCGTGCTCCGGTAAAATAAAGGGAATGGTGGCCCAATCAGGCTGTTCGACCGACACCTGCGAGCGCACCGCGCAAGGGAGGGCGGGGGCAATCAGCACCAACGGAATTTCCCCAATTTGGGTAAAAGCCACACTGCTGGGCAGCACTTCAGGGCGGCCCGCAATCCCCAAATCAGCTTCATTGGACTGCACCTTATCGACCGCATCGGCAGCATCACCGGTGGTGAGCTTGATTTCAACCAGCGGATGGCGGGCACGGAAGCGATCCAGAATCGGCGGCAGATGGCTATAAGCGGCGGTGACTGAGCAAAATAGCCGCAGTTCGCCACTCAGTGATGGCCCGTGTTGGCCTAAGGCATGGCGCAATTGCTGATATTGCAGCAAGGTCTGCTGCGCAAAGGATTTCAGTTGGGTGCCAGCATCGGTCAGTTGCACGGTACGATTATCACGTAAAAAAAGTGGCTGGCCGATGGTCTCTTCCAACCGCTGGATCTGGCGTGAAAGGGTGGATGGACTGACGTGCATGGCTTTGGCGGTGCGGCCAAAATGGCGACTTTCAGCCAAATGTAGGAATAATTTTAGGTCACGTAAATCCATCACAGACAGCCTCTTGGGTGAGAATATCCATTGTATTGCATCAGAAATAGTCTGTATTGCAGAATCTGCAATATCACATTGTTAATATATCAATTTCAGCAATGTGTTTCCTGTCATATAGTGAATCCAAGGTTATCCCCTACACCCATAAAACAGAATCTGAACGGAGTAATACCATGGCTAACTATTTCAACACCTTGAACCTGCGCCAGCAGTTGGCGCAATTAGGTAAGTGTCGCTTTATGGCACGTGACGAATTCGCCGATGAAGCTGGCTACCTGAAAGGGAAAAAAGTGGTGATCGTGGGCTGTGGCGCACAGGGGCTGAACCAGGGCTTAAACATGCGCGACTCCGGTCTGGACGTGGCTTACGCTCTACGTAAAGAAGCCATTGCCGAAAAACGTGCTTCATGGCGCAAAGCGACTGAAAACGGCTTCAAAGTGGGTAGCTATGAAGAGTTGATCCCACAGGCAGATTTGGTGGTTAACCTGACACCAGACAAACAGCACTCCGCAGTGGTTCAGGCGGTTCAGCCATTGATGAAAGATGGCGCAGCGCTGGGCTACTCCCATGGTTTCAACATCGTTGAAGTGGGTGAACAGGTGCGTAAAGATATCACCGTGGTGATGGTTGCGCCAAAATGTCCTGGCACTGAAGTTCGCGAAGAGTACAAACGCGGTTTTGGGGTGCCGACACTGATCGCCGTTCACCCAGAAAACGACCCGAAAGGCGAAGGCATGGCGATCGCTAAAGCGTGGGCGGCAGCCACTGGCGGCCATCGTGCCGGGGTATTGGAATCCTCTTTCGTTGCTGAAGTTAAATCTGACTTGATGGGCGAGCAAACTATTCTGTGTGGCATGTTGCAGGCCGGTTCACTGCTGTGCTTCGACAAGCTGGTTTCTGAAGGTACTGACGCGGCATATGCTGAAAAATTGGTTCAATTCGGCTGGGAAACCATCACCGAAGCGCTGAAGCAAGGTGGCATCACGCTGATGATGGATCGTTTATCCAACCCAGCAAAATTGCGTGCTTATGCCCTGTCTGAGCAACTGAAAGAGATCATGGCATCACTGTTCCAGAAACATATGGATGACATCATTTCTGGTGAATTCTCTAGCGGCATGATGGCCGACTGGGCTAACGATGATGCTAAATTGCTGGGCTGGCGTGAAGAGACTGGCAGAACGGCATTTGAGAATGCGCCACAGTTTGAAGGCAAAATCTCTGAGCAAGAGTATTTCGACCACGGCGTATTGATGATTGCCATGGTAAAAGCTGGGGTTGAGCTGGCATTCGAAACTATGGTTGATTCCGGTATTATCGAAGAGTCCGCTTATTACGAATCCCTGCATGAACTGCCACTGATTGCGAATACCATTGCCCGTAAGCGCCTGTATGAAATGAACGTGGTTATTTCTGATACCGCAGAATACGGTAATTATCTGTTCGCTAACGCCGCAGTTCCCCTGCTGAAAGGCAAATTTATGGATTCACTGCAAGCGGGCGATTTGGGTAAAAGTGTTGCTGGCACGGCGGTGGATAATGCCCAACTGCGTGATGCAAATGAAGCTATCCGTAATCACCCAATCGAAGCGGTAGGTCATAAACTGCGTGGCTATATGACGGATATGAAACGTATCGCCGTTGCTGGCTAAAATAGCTTAGCCCTTGAGTGTGACAGCGTAATTATTTAGCTCTAGCTGCCACACCAGGGATGATGAGTATTATTTTTAGTAGAAACAAGCCGCTGCCATTGATTAATGGCGGCGGTTTTTTTTGTCTCAAATAGAGTGTATTGCGTGGCGAAAAAATAATTAAATTAATGCTATCACGGCCCGAAAAAAGGCGTGTAAGGTGTTAATCGTGGTTAAGTCCATCGCGAAGAACCTATTATTTTCATTCCTGTAGTCAAAAATAATTATAGCCATAACAAATGACCTCGCTAATTAGCGAGGTTTTTTTGTTTCCGGGTGTGGTGGCTATTGATATTAAAAATATTAATGGAGGTGAAATAAGTTAATTAATCAATCAATGAGCAGATAAATAAATAGTCTCGTGAGTTATAGCATTCAACTCAACTCTAAATAAGGAAATTAATTATGGGTGAAGGACACAGTAATGTAACGGGCCACGGCAGCCGAGGCCCAACTGGCGGTATTAAAGGGGGTCCTGCCGGACGGGGCAGTAGTAATTCAAATCGGGGCAGTGGCTGGGGAACCTCAAATACGCCTTATGGCAAAATTCATCATTATAGCCCGAGCCAATTTGGTCGCAGCAATCGTGGTGGAAATAAGGGCGGTAATAATCATTCAGGGGCTACCAGCAATACACCGGGTCTGGCACAACGGCCAGATATGCAGGCTTATATGGCCGTCGGGGGCGTACCCGCAGTTATCACATTAATTGATGGGAATTGGGGGATCACCTTAAGTCGGCTTTCGGTGGTGGCGGCATTTGTCGAAACTCAGCTCACTCGCATAGGGTCATGGGCGATGCGCACCAGCCCCATCGGAGTGGCAGTCATGGGCATGATGCCCTCATCCATTGCCCCTGATCCCCCGATGGGCCATTACTTTACCACCCCGGTTCTGCCCGCCAACAGAGTCACTGATATGCCGAAAGAGGCGTTACAGACAGTGGCGGATGTTGCGGTTAATGTCCGCATCAGTGATGTGACGGAAGCGGGTGTGCAACAGGCAGTATTAGTCAAAAATCCAGCGGTAATACAACGTGTTCCGGTGGTTAAAGCGGTTCCAACGGCGACACCGAATCTCTATACCGCACCGGTTCCTGGTGTCACGCCGATACACATCAATGTGGTTGATAATGTGGTGCCTGCTCATCAGACACCACCGGCAGTGGCTGGCAAACCCGCCGCGATACCTATTGAGAATGCGCCCGTTAAGAAGGTGGCTACCTCTGCGGGTCGCCATACCCGTGATGCCATCATCGTCTTTCCCGAGGGTACAAATATTGATCCGTTGTATATCTCAATGATTCGAATCATCAGTACTCATGAGATTAGGGAGGAAGCGCGCCGTGCTTATGAAATGGCGCGGAGTGAGCGGGAGGTGGCGGAAAGTGCTCTGGTACAGGGCCAGCCGTTCAACTCGGTTGCAGAAGAGATGGGGCTGAAAAAATCGCTGACGGACAAGCAGGTGACAGAAGTCGCGGCACATATTCTGCTGCTGGAAAAAAACCTGATGTTGCTGAACCAGGAGGTCACTCAGCTGCAGCAACGCCTTACTCACCTTCTAAGTCCTGAAAACAGAAGGACATTCAGGCACATTCCCGAGATACGCAGGTTGAGGGCGGTGGCGAGCACCCAACAAGGCGAGGTGAATACCTTAAATCAGGGTATTGCGGAGTTAAGGGCCAGGCAGGCAGCGTTATTAGTGCTGCAACAACAAGTTAATGCCGATATTGAAAGAGCAGAACAGCAGCGCGTTGAAAGTGCACGGCTGGCAGCAGAAGCAGCAGCAGAACGGCAGCGCGTTGAAAATGCACGGCTAATGAGGGAGCGGGAGAAAGCAGAGGCCAGACAACAGGAAGCCATTCGCCAGGATACGTACTCTTTGCCCGCTTATTCGATGTGGAGTTTTTACCCACCTGGTTTTGCCGTCGCCGGAATGGGGTCTATTGAGCTAGGGCAAGAAGTTATACAGGGATTAGGTACTTCACTGCGAATGGCACTGGTAAGACTCGGAGCCATTACAACCTCATCGGTAGCAGATCCAATGGCTGTGACTGTTGCCGCCGCTTTCAATCCACGAAAGGAGGGGGAAGGCTCAGATAAACCAACAGGCTGGGATCGCCCACCTTTAGCAAGCATTATTCGCCTGGCTAACTACTTGGTAGCTGATCCGATGATTGCTGCTGTTATTGCCGCTGCTTCCGACTCTCTTAAAGAGGGGGAAGGCTCAGATAAACCAGCAGGCTGGGATCGCCCACCTTTAGCAAGCACTATTCGCCTGGCTAACTACTTGGTAGCTGATCCGATGATTGCTGCTGTTATTGCCGCTGCTTCCGACGTCCTTAAAGAGGGCGAAGGCCCAGCTCAACTGCCGGATTTGGCTCGGCCACTTTTAGCGGGCGCCATTCCCCTTCATAGCATGTGGTTATCACATGGGATTTGGTCAGCAAAGCAAGCGGATATTGAACTCCCGATTCGAATGGTAATCACTGACGCTGATGGCCTGATGGAGGTTCATGCGGTAAAAACCGGTGTGGGCGGTGTTTCCGCCAGGGTAAAACTTGTGGGTGCACAATATGATGCAGCTAAGGGCACCTATTTTTTTACCACTGATAATTTACCGTCCCGCACTTTTATGTTTACACCAGTAACACCGCCGGGAACGGATCTCAGTCCGGTGCTACCACAACCGGAGAGTGCGCCCGCACTCCCGCTACATACCGGTGAAACCGTCATCCGGCACGCAGTCATCCATACTGTGTTCCCCCTGCCCGCGCTGGAAGAGCATGATTTCCACGATTACGTCATCTGGTTCCCGGCAGATTCGGGGCTGGAGCCGGTATATGTTTACCTTAAAAGCCCGCGCGATGAGCCGGGTATCGTGACGGGACGAGGGCAATCCGTGACGGGTATTTGGCTGGCAGGGGCGGGAGAGGGGCTAGGCGCACCAATCCCCGCACAGATCGCAGATCAATTACGTGGCAGACGGTTTAGTAGTTTTGATAAATTCAGAGAGGCATTTTGGGTCGCCGTTGGGCATGATCCTGAGCTAGCGGGGCAGTTTTCACCTCTGAACCAGAATAGAATGAAGAATGGTTATGCTCCGTATCCAGTACCAATTGAGCAGGTAGTGGGGAGAGAGAAATTCGAACTTCATCATTTTATTCCAATTAAAGATGGCGGAGCAGTTTACAACGTGGACAACCTACGAATAGTGACACCGAAAAACCACATTAGTATTCACTCAAAAAATGGAGGTAAATAATGGAATTGAAAAATAGCATAACTGAATATACGGAATCTGATTTTTTAGATTTTTTAAATAAAATTCTTGCTGTCGAGGTTTCTGAAAATGAACATGACGAACTTATTCGTCATTTTGTAAAGATTACTGAACATCCACAAGGTAATGGGGTTCTTTTTTATCCCGAGACTGAGGCAGAGGCTAGTCCTGAGGGTATTCTAAACGTTATAAAAAAATGGCGAGCTGAGAATGGCAAACCTGGTTTTAAAGAGTAAGTTAGCTTACTAAACAATAATATAATCCGTCTTTTATGGCGGGTTATATTACTAAGATATACTGTATGTATAAGCACTTATAAGTGAAGTAATTATCAATTGGTTCTATGGCGGTTTTGCATTTTCTATTTTATTAACCGACAAGGTAATTAATGCTATCACGGCCCGAAAAAAGGCGTGTAAGGTGTTAATCGTGGTTAAGTCCATCGCGAAGAACCTACTATTTTCATTCCTGTAGTCAAAAATAATTATAGCCATAACAAATGACCTCGCTAATTAGCGAGGTTTTTTTGTTTCCGGGCGTGGTGGCTATTGATATTAAAAATATTAATGGAGGTGAAATAAGTTAATTAATCAATCAATCAATCAATGAGCAGATAAATAAATAGTCTCGTGAGTTATAGCATTCAACTCAACTCTAAATAAGGAAATTAATTATGGGTGAAGGACACAGTAATGTAACGGGCCACGGTAGCCGAGGCCCAACCGGTGGTATTAAAGGGGGTCCTGCCGGACGGGGCAGTAGTAATTCAAATCGGGGCAGTGGCTGGGGAACCTCAAATACGCCTTATGGCAAAATTCATCATTATAGCCCGAGCCAATTTGGTCGCAGCAATCGTGGTGGAAATAAGGGCGGTAATAATCATTCAGGGGCTACCAGCAATACACCGGGTCTGGCACAACGGCCAGATATGCAGGCTTATATGGCCGTCGGGGGCGTACCCGCAGTTATCACATTAATTGATGGGAATTGGGGGATCACCTTAAGTCGGCTTTCGGTGGTGGCGGCATTTGTCGAAACTCAGCTCACTCGCATAGGGTCATGGGCGATGCGCACCAGCCCCATCGGAGTGGCAGTCATGGGCATGATGCCCTCATCCATTGCCCCTGATCCCCCGATGGGCCATTACTTTACCACCCCGGTTCTGCCCGCCAACAGAGTCACTGATATGCCGAAAGAGGCGTTACAGACAGTGGCGGATGTTGCGGTTAATGTCCGCATCAGTGATGTGACGGAAGCGGGTGTGCAACAGGCAGTATTAGTCAAAAATCCCGCGGTAATACAACGTGTTCCGGTGGTTAAAGCGGTTCCAACGGCGACACCGAATCTCTATACCGCACCGGTTCCTGGTGTCACGCCGATACACATCAATGTGGTTGATAATGTGGTGCCTGCTCATCAGACACCACCGGCAGTGGCTGGCAAACCCGCCGCGATACCTATTGAGAATGCGCCCGTTAAGAAGGTGGCTACCTCTGCGGGTCGCCATACCCGTGATGCCATCATCGTCTTTCCCGAGGGTACAAATATTGATCCGTTGTATATCTCAATGATTCGAATCATCAGTACTCATGAGATTAGGGAGGAAGCGCGCCGTGCTTATGAAATGGCGCGGAGTGAGCGGGAGGTGGCGGAAAGTGCTCTGGCACAGGGCCAGCCGTTCAACTCGGTTGCAGAAGAGATGGGGCTGAAAAAATCGCTGACGGACAAGCAGGTGACAGAAGTCGCGGCACATATTCTGCTGCTGGAAAAAAACCTGATGTTGCTGAACCAGGAGGTCACTCAGGTGCAGCAACGCCTTACTCACCTTCTAAGTCCTGAAAACAGAAGGACATTCAGGCACATTCCCGAGATACGCAGGTTGAGGGCGGTGGCGAGCACCCAACAAGGCGAGGTGAATACCTTAAATCAGGGTATTGCGGAGTTAAGGGCCAGGCAGGCAGCGTTATTAGTGCTGCAACAACAAGTTAATGCCGATATTGAAAGAGCAGAACAGCAGCGCGTTGAAAATGCACGGCTGGCAGCAGAAGCAGCAGCAGAACGGCAGCGCGTTGAAAATGCACGGCTAATGAGGGAGCGGGAGAAAGCAGAGGCCAGACAACAGGAAGCCATTCGCCAGGATACGTACTCTTTGCCCGCTTATTCGATGTGGAGTTTTTACCCACCTGGTTTTGCCGTCGCCGGAATGGGGTCTATTGAGCTAGGGCAAGAAGTTATACAGGGATTAGGTACTTCACTGCGAATGGCACTGGTAAGACTCGGAGCCATTACAACCTCATCGGTAGCAGATCCAATGGCTGTGACTGTTGCCGCCGCTTTCAATCCACGAAAGGAGGGGGAAGGCTCAGATAAACCAACAGGCTGGGATCGCCCACCTTTAGCAAGCATTATTCGCCTGGCTAACTACTTGGTAGCTGATCCGATGATTGCTGCTGTTATTGCCGCTGCTTCCGACTCTCTTAAAGAGGGGGAAGGCTCAGATAAACCAGCAGGCTGGGATCGCCCACCTTTAGCAAGCACTATTCGCCTGGCTAACTACTTGGTAGCTGATCCGATGATTGCTGCTGTTATTGCCGCTGCTTCCGACGCCCTTAAAGAGGGCGAAGGCCCAGCTCAACTGCCGGATTTGGCTCGGCCACTTTTAGCGGGCGCCATTCCCCTTCATAGCATGTGGTTATCACATGGGATTTGGTCAGCAAAGCAAGCGGATATTGAACTCCCGATTCGAATGGTAATCACTGACGCT comes from Yersinia bercovieri ATCC 43970 and encodes:
- a CDS encoding S-type pyocin domain-containing protein; amino-acid sequence: MGEGHSNVTGHGSRGPTGGIKGGPAGRGSSNSNRGSGWGTSNTPYGKIHHYSPSQFGRSNRGGNKGGNNHSGATSNTPGLAQRPDMQAYMAVGGVPAVITLIDGNWGITLSRLSVVAAFVETQLTRIGSWAMRTSPIGVAVMGMMPSSIAPDPPMGHYFTTPVLPANRVTDMPKEALQTVADVAVNVRISDVTEAGVQQAVLVKNPAVIQRVPVVKAVPTATPNLYTAPVPGVTPIHINVVDNVVPAHQTPPAVAGKPAAIPIENAPVKKVATSAGRHTRDAIIVFPEGTNIDPLYISMIRIISTHEIREEARRAYEMARSEREVAESALAQGQPFNSVAEEMGLKKSLTDKQVTEVAAHILLLEKNLMLLNQEVTQVQQRLTHLLSPENRRTFRHIPEIRRLRAVASTQQGEVNTLNQGIAELRARQAALLVLQQQVNADIERAEQQRVENARLAAEAAAERQRVENARLMREREKAEARQQEAIRQDTYSLPAYSMWSFYPPGFAVAGMGSIELGQEVIQGLGTSLRMALVRLGAITTSSVADPMAVTVAAAFNPRKEGEGSDKPTGWDRPPLASIIRLANYLVADPMIAAVIAAASDSLKEGEGSDKPAGWDRPPLASTIRLANYLVADPMIAAVIAAASDALKEGEGPAQLPDLARPLLAGAIPLHSMWLSHGIWSAKQADIELPIRMVITDADGLMEVHAVKTGVGGVSARVKLVGAQYDAAKGTYFFTTDNLPSRTFMFTPVTPPGTDLSPLLPQPESAPALPLHTGETVIRHAVIHTVFPLPALEEHDFHDYVIWFPADSGLEPVYVYLKSPRDEPGIVTGRGQSVTGIWLAGAGEGLGAPIPAQIADQLRGRRFSSFDKFREAFWVAVGHDPELVGQFNIVNKVEMINYRAPYPPAIEKVGGRKKYEIHHIKFIKNGGEVYNVDNLRVMTPKLHVSIHSKKRGK